From Lepidochelys kempii isolate rLepKem1 unplaced genomic scaffold, rLepKem1.hap2 scaffold_140, whole genome shotgun sequence, the proteins below share one genomic window:
- the LOC140904496 gene encoding olfactory receptor 14A16-like → MSNQTAVTEFLLLGFSDIQELQILHFVVFLLLYLISLLGNLLIITAIALDHHLHTPMYFFLMNLSILDLSSISVTIPKSMASSLTNTRSISYSGCVTQVFFFIFFAETDFVLLTIMAYDRYVAICKPLHYETIMNRRACVQMAASAWITGILYSALHTGITFEISFCGGNVVDQFFCEIPQLLNLACSDLYLIEVGFLIFSSFLGLSCFLFIIVSYVQIFKAVLRIPSKKGEHKAFSTCLPHLTVVSLFFSTAAFAYLKPTSSSTSGLNLIVAVLYSVLPPMMNPIIYSMRNKEIKGALSKQIGWRLFTKNKMSICLLR, encoded by the coding sequence ATGTCCAACCAAACTGCCGTGACCGAGTTCCTTCTCCTGGGATTCTCTGACATTCAGGAGCTGCAGATTTTACACTTTGTGGTGTTTCTACTGCTTTACCTGATATCCCTGCTGGGAAACCTTCTCATCATCACAGCCATAGCCCTTGACCAccaccttcacacccccatgtacttcttcctgatgAATCTGTCCATCCTAGACCTCAGCTCCATCTCTGTCACCATTCCCAAATCCATGGCCAGTTCCCTCACGAACACCAGATCGATTTCTTATTCTGGATGTGTCACCCAAGTCTTTTTCTTCATCTTCTTTGCTGAAACCGACTTTGTCTTACTCACCATCATGGCATACGATCGATACGTCGCCATCTGCAAACCACTGCACTATGAGACTATAATGAACAGGAGAGCTTGTGTCCAAATGGCAGCCAGTGCCTGGATCACTGGAATTCTCTACTCTGCACTGCACACTGGGATCACCTTTGAAATCTCCTTCTGTGGAGGCAACGTGGTGGATCAGTTCTTCTGTGAAATCCCCCAGCTCCTCAATCTCGCCTGCTCTGACTTGTACCTCATTGAAGTTGGGTTTCTCATCTTTAGTTCATTCTTAGGCTTAAGCTGCTTTCTTTTCATCATTGTGTCATATGTTCAGATCTTCAAAGCAGTCCTGAGAATCCCCTCTAAGAAGGGTGAGcataaagccttctccacctgcctccCTCACCTCACCGTGGTATCCTTGTTCTTTAGtactgctgcctttgcctacctGAAACCCACCTCCAGCTCAACCTCAGGTCTGAATCTCATAGTGGCTGTTCTCTATTCTGTGTTGCCACCAATGATGAATCCGATCATCTACAGCATGAGAAACAAAGAGATCAAAGGTGCACTGAGTAAACAGATTGGTTGGAGGTTATTCACTAAGAACAAAATGTCCATATGTCTCCTTCGGTAG